A segment of the Sulfurovum indicum genome:
ACTTTCTGGTTATTTCGAAGTCTGGGACAACGATTGAAACGTTTTCCATTTATAAATATATCTATTCACTTCACAGTGATCCGAATGCCTATACGTTCATCACAGATCCAGGTTCTCCGTTAGAGCAGTATGCCCGGAGCATCGATGCGTCTGTTCTGCATCTACCGGAAAATGTCGGTGGACGCTTTTCGGTTCTTTCTACAGTAGGACTTATTCCGCTTGCTCTCTGTGGTATAGATATAAAGGCTCTTCTTGAAGGGGCAAAAATGATCAAAGAGAGCTTTTTTAATGCAGGTTACATGCAGAATACCCTTCTGAATAAAGCTGCATACTATGCCAAATACCATACACAATATCATATCAACTGTCTTTTTGCCTATTCGGAATCCCTCAAGTATTTCTGCGAATGGTATGTGCAGCTGTGGGGAGAGAGTCTGGGAAAACATCAGCGCCACTCCGCCTTTCACGTCGGATTGACACCTATCGGACTTATAGGGCCAAAAGACCAACACTCCTTTTTACAGCTTATTATGGAAGGGACAAGAGATAAATCAGTGACATTCATTAAGATAGAGGATTTCAATGATACCATTACGATCCCGGATGTCACACTCCTGCATCTTGAGTCCCTTGATACGCTCAATGGTCTTCCGTTCGAAAAGTTGATCAATATGCAGTGTGACTCTGTTATGGAGGCACTGCTTAATGAAAAAGATATTCCCATAGATGCTATTATTATTCCAAAAACAGATGAAGCAAATATGGGGTCTCTCATATTTTATTATGAACTTCTCACTTCACTGGTCGGAGAACTTATCGATGTCAATACCTATGATCAGCCTGGCGTTGAAGCGGGAAAAATTATTTTGAAACAAAAACTGAAAGGAAAGTAAGACAAAAAAGATCTTTCATTAATGGATATCTCTTGAATTTATGCTACACTTCCGCTCTTAAAATTAAAAACTAAAAGTTAAAGGTCCAATGAAAGAAAAGATCAAAAATCTTGACCGGGGTATCCTTTTTATGCTGCTTGCTTCGCTCTCTTTTGCTGCGATGGGCGGATTTGCCAAAGTGGTTTCCCAGACGCTTCCTCCGGTAGAGGTTACTTTTTTCAGAAACATTTTCGGTGTTGTACTGGTAGGCTATTCTATCTACCATATTCCTCTCAAACAAAAAGGTGGGAGGCCGCTGTTACTGCTTTTCAGAGGTTCCATGGGATTTGCTGCACTTTTGGCGTATTTTTACATCATGGCTTATATCCCTTTGGGTGAGGCAGTGACGTATAACAAGACCTCACCTATTTTTGTAGCGATCTTTGCGTATCTTTTTTTGGGTGAAAAGTTGCATAAAAGTGCGCTGCTGGCCATTGCTATAGGATTTGCGGGAATCGTGCTTATTGCTCAGCCTGAAGGCGGCAGTTTTGACAAATATGATATGCTGGGAATATTCTCAGGTATCGGTGCAGCATTGGCCTATACCTCCATCCGTGAACTTAGAGAATACTATGATACCCGTACCATTGTTCTCAGTTTTATGGGGGTGGGAAGTATTGCACCGCTTATTTTGATGCTGGTAACTCCCTATGTAACAGTACCGGAAGGTTTAGACTGGATGTTTGCTCCGTTTGTTTGGCCTGTTGGCATAGAATGGGTCTATGTGAGTGCTGTAGGAGTATTCGCAACAGCTTCTCAACTGCTGATGACCAAAGCATATGAGCTGACCAAAGCGGGGATCGTGGGAACGATCAGTTATACCAATATCGTTTTTGCCCTTATCATTGGGATACTGCTTGGAGACCCTATACCCGATTTTTGGACATTTTTGGGTATAATCTTTGTTATTGTATCGGGGCTTATTGTAGCTTTGGTAAAAGAGAAAAAAGAAGGATAACCATGATACTGATCGCTGGACCATGTGTACTGGAAAGTCGTGACAATGTGATGCGTATTGCCGAAGAGTTGGGCAAATACCATGATGACTGTACAAAAGAGTTTTATTTCAAAGCAAGTTTTGACAAAGCCAATCGTACTTCACTGGAGAGTTTTAGAGGTCCGGGTCTGGATGAGGGCCTGAAGATGCTTCAGGAGGTCAAGGATCAGTTTGGGTACCGAATATTGACCGATATACATGATCATACCCAGCCGGCAGCCGCAGCTGAAGTAGCAGATGTGCTGCAGATCCCTGCATTTTTATGTCGTCAGACAGATCTGTTGGTGGCAGCGGCGAACACTTCGGCTGTAGTAAACATCAAAAAGGGACAGTTTCTGGCACCTGCAGCGATGGAACACTCTGTAGCCAAAGTGCTCAGAACAAGAGGTTTTGACGGAGAAGTAAGCTATGAAAATGCAAAAAAGTACAATGTTTGGCTGACTGAAAGAGGAACAACATTCGGGTATGGTAACCTTGTGGTCGATATGCGTGGACTTGTAACGATGAGAGAGTTTGCACCGGTCATATTTGATGCAACACACTCTGTACAAATGCCTGCAAGTGGGGGAGCAAGCAGCGGAGGAGACAGCTCGTTCGTACCGTATCTTTCACGTGCAGCAGCGGCGGTCGGAGTGGATGGTTTCTTCTTTGAAACCCACTTTGATCCAGGTATTGCTTTGAGTGATGGCCCAAATATGATAGAATTACAAAAACTGGACAGCCTTATCGAACAGATCGATGCGATCAGGGGTATTGTCGAGTAATGTTTTTGTGATAGTGATAGAAAACAAACAAGAAGGACACAAATGAAAATTGTAGAAGGAAATCTCTCCGTAGACAAGAGTAAAAAGGTAGCGATCATCAATTCGCGTTTTAACCACTTTATTACAGACAGGCTGGTAGAAGGTGCAAAAGATGCCTATGCAAGACATGGCGGCAATCCGGAAGATCTTGACCTTATTTTGGTACCGGGTGCTTTTGAGATCCCGTTTGCACTTGACAAAGCATTGGCTTCGGACAAGTATGATGCCGTATGCTGTTTGGGTGCAGTTATACGGGGTGCGACACCACACTTTGACTATGTTTCTGCAGAAGCGACCAAGGGAGTAGCGAATGTCACACTTAAACACGGCAAACCTGCAACATTCGGTGTATTGACTGTTGACAGTATAGAACAGGCGATCGAGAGAGCGGGAACTAAAGCTGGGAACAAGGGTGCAGAAGCAATGATCGGACTCATTGAACTGATTAACCTTTATGGGGAACTGGATTAAAATTAGAAATTAGAAATTAGAAATTAGCCGGCTTACAGCTGGCGTAAAGGAAAAAGATGGCGACACGACATCAGGCACGAACAGCGGTAGTAGGGCTGCTTTATGCATATGATCTAGGTAATGAGAATATTGCCAAATTCTCCGATGAGATCCTCGAAGAGGATAAAATACGTAACAAGCAAAGGGAATTTTCCCATCAGCTTTTTAACGGAACGATCGAAAATCTTGAAATAATTGACGAAGAGATCAAAAAGCATCTCAAAGAGTGGGACTATGATGCCGTTGGAAAAGTAGAAAAAGCTATTTTGCGCCTGGGAGCTTATGAGATCCTTGTCGCAAAAACGGATAGGGCGATCATTATTAATGAAGCTGTTGAACTTGCCAAGGCTTTGGCGGATGACAAGTCTCCAAGATTTATTAACGGTGTACTGGATGCTATTGGAAAATAAGTTTTCCAATAGCAGGTGAATAATGAATAATTGAGGTATGCGTTTTCCAGAACGCTTTGATTTTATAAAGGATATATAAATGACAACAGATAAAAACACTTTGCCAAAATGCAAAGCAATATCATTCAGCATTCAGCATTCACTATTCATCATTAAAAACTCCAAAGGAGTTTTCCTGTGACAATAAATATGACAAAACGCATGTCAATAGACGAAGCAGTAGAGCTTATAGAAAATGCAGACTTGAAAACTCTGGGCAGGATGGCACTGGAGAAGAAGCGTGAACTGCATCCCAAAAAAGTAACCACATTTGTGGTAGACCGAAATATCAACTATACCAATATCTGCTGGGTGGACTGCAAGTTCTGTGCTTTCTATACACATGAGAAAAAAGAGGATGCCTATATTCTCTCTTTTGATGAGATCGATCAGAAGATCGAAGAGCTGCTTGCCATCGGCGGAACACAGATACTTTTTCAGGGAGGAGTACACCCCAAGCTTGAAATAGAGTGGTATGAAGAGCTGGTGGAGCATATCCATAACAAATATCCGCAGGTAACTATCCACGGTTTCTCGGCGATAGAGATAGACTATATTGCCCGTCGTTCCAGCCTGGGCATTTCAGAAGTACTTGCCCGTCTCAAAGCAAAAGGGCTCAGTTCAATTCCCGGGGCTGGTGCTGAGATACTCTCAGACAGGGTACGTGATATTATTGCCCCCAAGAAACTTGATAAAGATACATGGCTTGAAGTACATAGAGAGGCACATAAACTGGGCATAAAGTCGACGGCAACGATGATGTATGGAACAGTAGAGACCACACGGGAGATCGTTGAGCACTGGGATTATATACGTCAGCTTCAGGATGAGACAGGCGGATTCAGAGCATTCATTATGTGGTCATACCAGAGTGATAACACACAGCTTAAGCGTGAACTGCCGACCATTACCAAAACAACTTCCAATCAATATCTACGCTATCTGGCAGTAGCAAGACTCTTTTTGGATAATGTTCCCAATATTCAGAGTTCATGGGTGACACAGGGAAGTTATATCGGGCAGATGGCGCTGCTTTTTGGTGCGAATGATCTTGGTTCTACAATGATGGAAGAGAATGTAGTCTCAGCTGCAGGAGCAAAGAACCAAATGAACCAGGAAGAGATGATACGCCTTATTAAAGATATTGGTGAGAATCCGGCAAAGAGGAATACGGCGTATGAGATACTTGAGCGTTACTATTAACGCTCAAAATGAATCATTAATAGTGAATAATGAATAGCTGATGTATGCGGTGCAGTGGTTCCGTTTTTTATCATATGGAGGTAAATATGAATGTAATTTTAATGAAAGCATTTCAACGAAATGCAAACCGATACTATTCACTATTCACTATTCACTATTCACTAAAAAATATCATCGCAATGATATTTTTACTACAAGGATTATTAATGGCAGAGACCGTTACAAAAATAGATTATAAAGATGCACATATACCGGTTATTTTTGAAACTGGGAACTTTGTACCTATCGTCTCCATGCAGCTGGTCTTTACCAATGCAGGACATTTAAGCAACATCAAGGATGGACAGGCGGACCTGGCTGCAAAACTTCTTAATGAGGGAACGAAAAAGGATGGGGCAGTCGGTTTTGCTGAAAAGCTCGATGCACATGCCATCGAGCTCGGCTCCCATGTAGGACGTGAGAGTTTTGTCATTGAACTCTCTGCACTCAAGAGTGAATTTGCTTATGGTGTAGAAAGACTCAAAGAGCTTTTGAAGGATCCAAATTTTACACAGGAAGCGCTTGAACAAGTCAAACGCCAGAAACTTGGATGGCTTAAGCAAAAGGAGAGTGATTTTGACTATATAGCCGGTACGACCCTTCGCCAGATTCTTTTTAAGGATACACCGCTGGCACGTCCGTATAACGGGACCTTGAAGAGTGTACAGGGAATGACACTGGAAGAGATTGAATATTTTGTCAAGACTCGTTTGGGGTATAACAATATGATCGCTGTAGTGGGGGGCGATATTACGTTTGAGGAGGCACAAAAATACCTTGATGAGATCCTCCCTCTGTTACCCAAAGTACAGACCGAACCCATAGAATCGCTTAGAGCATCAGACAAAAATGAGACAAAACTGGTCGAGAAAGAGACACAGCAGGCCTATATCTATTTCGGAGCACCGTTTGACTACTCCTACAAGGAGAAGGAGCAGTACAAAGCGAAGATCGCTGAGTATCTGCTTGGCGGGGCAGGATTTGGAAGCCGTCTTATGGAAGAACTGCGTGTGAAGCGTGGATTGACATATGGGGCATACGCAGCACTGAGACGTGCGAAATACGCATCTTATCTGAGTGGTTATCTGCAAACCAAGCTCTCTACCCAGGATGAAGCGGTGGAACTGGTCAGGAAGGTTGTCAGTGACTTTGTTGATAAAGGGATCACACAGGAAGAGCTGACTGCGGCGAAAAAGTTTTTGGTAGGAAGTGAACCTCTGCGCACAGAAACACTTTCCCAAAGACTCAGTCGGGCATATAATGAATATTACTATGAGAGACCACTTGGTTTCAGTAAAGAGCAGTTGCAAAAGATAGAGTCCGTAACATTAGAGGAGATAAATACCTTTATTCGATCTCATCCGGAACTAAAAGATCTTTCGTTTGCGATTGTGACGAAAAAATAATATACCTATCTGTAGGGGCAACCCTTGTGGTTGCCCTTTTAAGCAGAAGCTTCAAATATTTTCATAGGTTAAAGATCGATCACAAGAGCTGCCCCTACAGATAAAATATGACAATATGACATTTTTTCTTTTGTTTCTCTCCCACCTTCGTTATAATCATTGCATAGAAGAAAGCATTTTAATACAATATATACTGGAATTACTAATTTCCCGAGTTATGCATTTCGAACGGAGTGAGACATGGAAGAGGCGAAACAGCTGTTCAAAAAACTAAAGATATACTCTTTGCTTGATCTGGCACTTATTGTTCCCTCTTCCTATAGGGACACTTCACTCTCTGAAGTACTGGAGATTGGCAAGTCCGCCACTCTGGAAGCAAAGGTCATTGAGAGCAGTGTCAATAACGGTAAACTGCGTGTCAATTTTATACTGCCGCGTTTCAACAACCGCCGTCTCTCTTCCATTTTTTTTCGTACAACACCCTACCACTATAAGCTCTTTGAGGCCGGGACCTCTCATGTCATACAGGGAAGGCTGGAAGAGTACAGGGGATATCTGCAGATCTCTCAGCCCCGTTCCATCAAGAAGGTGGGAATGGTAACTCCCAAATACAAAACTGTACTTAAAGAGAGTGAGATACGCTCACTGATCGAACGCTATATCAGCGAGAAAAATCTCTTTTCCGAAGGGCTGGACTCGAAAGAGGTGGCAGCCCTGATGCAGATCCATTTTCCCAATAAGATGGAGGATGTCTATGAGAACGGTAGTCTGAAACCGGAGTTCATCAGCATACTGAAATTTGTCGAGGCCTATAATCATCTGAAAAAGCTTAGAGGGAAAAGGGTTGACTTTCCTGCCCTGTATGCATTGAAAGGTGACACTGCTCCCTTTGTTGAAAGTTTGCCGTTTATGCTTACATCTCAACAGCAGCAGGTTATAGCTGATATAAGGGAAGATCTGGCACGTACTGACAAGGCTGCCAAACGAATGGTCGTAGGGGATGTAGGATCTGGAAAAACGATGGTTATTTTAGCTTCAGTGATGATGGCACTTCCATACAAGAGTATTTTAATGGCGCCAACCTCTTTGTTGGCACTGCAGCTTTATGAAGAAGCAGGTAAATACCTGCCGGCAAGTGTCAGGGTATCTCTGGTAATACAGGGGTATGATGACGGAAGTTATCGGGAAGCAGATTTTATTATTGGTACACATGCACTGCTTTACAAAGAGGATCTGCCTGAGGCAGCACTTGTAATGGTGGATGAACAGCACCGTTTCGGTACCAGGCAGAGGCAGATGCTTGAAACTCTGGTGAGTAAAGAAGAGAGAAAACCGCACTATATTCAGTTTTCTGCCACACCGATACCAAGAACACAGGCCATGATGGAGTCTGAGCTTCTTGATGTCTCCCTTATTACAACGACTCCTTTTGAGAGAGAAGTACTGACTCAAACGATAGGCAGAGAGGACTTCCCTGAGCTTATGAGACATATTAAAGATGAGGTTTCCAAAAATCACCAGGTGCTCATTATCTATCCACTTGTGGAAGAGAGTACAGAGGTACCCTATCAGTCACTTGATGAGAGCAGGGGATTTTGGGAGGAGCGTTTTGAGAACGTTTATGTTACACACGGTAAAGACAAGTTAAAAGAGGATGTATTGCTTGAGTTTAGAGAAAAAGGAGATATACTGCTTGCTACAACTGTAGTAGAAGTAGGTATCTCTTTACCAAGACTTACCCTTATTGTGATTGTAGGCGCAGAAAGGCTTGGTTTGGCAACACTGCATCAATTGAGAGGGAGGGTAGGGCGTAATGGATTGAAAAGCTGGTGCTATCTCTTTTCTAATACACCACAAAGTGATCGACTCTATAAGTTCTGTGAAACGACCAATGGTTTTGATATTGCCAAACTTGATTTGAAGTTCAGAGACAGCGGTGATATTATAGATGGCACTATTCAGAGTGGACAGCGCTTCAAGTGGCTGGATATGGCCGAAGATGAGCATGTCATTGAACAAGCAAAGATCAGATTGGAGTGTATTGTCTCATGATCTGGAAAGATTTTCATTTTATTACCGCACCAACTAAATACCCCAAACTTTGAGAGAGCGAGACGAGGCAAGATGTGCGTGAAAAAATCTGAAGGACTACCCGTAGGTAATTCAAAGATTTTTTTGCGTGCAGGTTGTCTCGTATCGTTCTCCCCGAAGGGTGCAGCACTTTCGCCCACATACGGCGTTAGATTTTCTTGAATTAGCCTCCGGCTAGTCCTGCGAAAATCTGCCTTGTCTGTGAACGAAATTGCAGCATCAAAGATTGAGGTATTTAGTTGGTGCGGTAATATCGGTTGGCAGTTATAGAACATGATACAGTATCAGATGATAAATTGATTGTTTATATGGTGGAAATTTAAGATTTGGAAGAAGTATGTAAAAAGTAAGTTCAAAACGCTCAGCGCTAAACGCTGAACGCTCTGATTAATAGAGTCCGAATTTACCATCGGCTCTTTTGTACATGACACGCATATTGCCGTCATAGTCATTAAAAACGATGAACTGGCGTTTTTTCTCTGCTTTGAGTGCTTCGATCGCTTCGTCAAAGTCAAGCGGCTTGTGAAGCTCCAGGTCCATTGGTACGATCTCTATATCCTCTGTTTCGATCTCGGTAACAGCTTCTGCTTCAACTCCAAGATCGGCAAAACTCATGATCCTATGATTTTTGATCTTGTCAGCATGACGTCTAAGTGCTTTCTTGACACGTTCTGCTCCAAGATCGAGTGCTGCATAGACATCTTTGTTGTGTTCAGTGATCACAATGGTGTTTTTGTCTTTGAGATTCACCAAAAATTCTACACTAAAGCCTTTTTTCCCATTCTTTTCATCGGCTGAAATGACTACATTCCCGGATATGATATCAAGATTATATTTGTTAAATCCATCCAATAGTGCCTCTGCATACGCTTTGATGGCATCAGTCAGCTCGAAATGTCGTCCTGTTATACTTTTATTCATGATTGATCCTTAGTGTTGGAGTATAAAGAAAGCTTTGCCTTTCTTTATACTTAATTGTAACTTAAGAAGCTTAATAAAGGGCAATAACCTGTTATGAGTTTGGTTGTCCGTCAATGTAGGCAAAGCCTGTCTCCTCAAGAATGATAATTTTAATGTCGGAGAACGAGGAAGAGGTGAACGTAATTTCGCACTGACCGTTTTTAATATATGTTTTATAGTCATCTGTTGCACCGCTGCTTCCTCCGGCAGAACTACTGGTATCCAGTATACCTCTATGCGGTCTGCCTTTGTTGTCAAAAGCAATATGCTTTGCACTGGTATTCAGCGTTCCCTTGCAGTTATTGAAACTAACATCAGTAATACCGTATTTTTTTGTCAGAAATATTTTAGGTGACTCATCATCATCCTCTACAGCGTCACTTGTATGAAGGTATTTGCCTGTCAGCGGATCGATTGCTGATTCAATTTGGTCTATATTTCCGCCGTTATCCATATCGGAACCGATTTTATAAATAATATTGTTCCCATACTTCTCAAAACGTATAAGCCACAATCTCTGCTGCCAGTTATTTATATCAAATCTCTGTTTGTTGTCTATCAGTGCCAGGTGTTGGGTATATCGAATAGCAGACAATATATTGTCTGCTGCTTCCTGACGAAGATCTCTTTCCATTCTTGGAATGGCAAGTGCAGCAAGTATACCAAGAATAACAATAACAAAAACCAGTTCCAGCATTGTAAATCCGGAGTGTGATCTATAGTGTTTCATCATTAAATCTTTTGTAATGTACGTTTGTGGTACGTAATATATTTTGCATTGTCCGGATCTGGATGATCGGGCTCTTTGTACTTCACATAGGTATCAACCACGATATTCAAAGGTGATCCCGGAGTGACCACGGTAGTGTCCAGTTGACGTATAGCAGCACAGTTTGATATTTCTGCGGTATTTCCAATGTAGGCAATACGTACATTGATTTTATATCCGGCACCATTATCCGGATCTCCTATTGTACCGTCAATATCGCTTAGACACTGCCCTGCAACACTTCTGTCATTAGTCATGACAGCCATAATAGCATATTCTGTATAGCTTTTGGCATAAAGCATTGCCTGTTCCCTTTGAAACTGTGCAGTGGTTTCGCGTGTCATTGTTGCAGAGAGATTCAAGACAAATACACTTACTGTTGACATAAGAACAATCACAACAATAGCTGTTATCATTGAAAATGCCTTTTTGTTTCGTATAGAGTTCATTAGAAGACAGCCTTTTCTTTGCAGGAGGTGATATTGTAGTCCCCGCCGATCTCTTCATCGATACACAGTTTGAAACGTATGGTCCTGCCACTTACCTTGAACTTGAATGTAGAAACATTTTTTAAAAGCAGCTGTTTGGTGTTGCCTTTGTTTGCAGCAGGTGTTGCCGGAAAATCATAATAGAGATAGAGATCCCTATTTTCTACAGACAATGCATAAGAGCTCCATGCCAGCTTGTAATGCTCTTTGACGGTTTTACTGGCAGAGGATGCCAGGTGAATAATATCACCGGTTGTATCTGATGCTACTCGGTAAGCGGTTGTATCTAAAGGAAAATAGATATAGGCATCTCCGATAGATTTTCCGTTTGGAGAAAGGTTGCTTATAATAGTATCTGTCAAGTCCAGGCTTGACCCCTGTGTTTTAATGTGGCTGATATCAGTACTGGGATGTTCTACATCGGCAAAGCCGCTCCATCCGGATTTTCTGTTTGTACTACTGACTATAGACTCAAAACTGTCTCCGTCATAACCGACCCATTGAATACCCTTATAGCTGTCTCCTGTACCGGAAAGAGGCAGGTTGGTACTTTCGAGTGTATCATCGCTTTTGATACGGTAAATAGTAT
Coding sequences within it:
- a CDS encoding glucose-6-phosphate isomerase, producing MKNRIFFTTDSEKTKRAAFEAIKAEQETIGYYALPDQNIEPIISYTETIPKTVETIAVIGIGGSSLGAKAVYEFIKPVKKLQRKLYFFESTDPINITTLLSEIDLENTHFLVISKSGTTIETFSIYKYIYSLHSDPNAYTFITDPGSPLEQYARSIDASVLHLPENVGGRFSVLSTVGLIPLALCGIDIKALLEGAKMIKESFFNAGYMQNTLLNKAAYYAKYHTQYHINCLFAYSESLKYFCEWYVQLWGESLGKHQRHSAFHVGLTPIGLIGPKDQHSFLQLIMEGTRDKSVTFIKIEDFNDTITIPDVTLLHLESLDTLNGLPFEKLINMQCDSVMEALLNEKDIPIDAIIIPKTDEANMGSLIFYYELLTSLVGELIDVNTYDQPGVEAGKIILKQKLKGK
- a CDS encoding DMT family transporter, which produces MKEKIKNLDRGILFMLLASLSFAAMGGFAKVVSQTLPPVEVTFFRNIFGVVLVGYSIYHIPLKQKGGRPLLLLFRGSMGFAALLAYFYIMAYIPLGEAVTYNKTSPIFVAIFAYLFLGEKLHKSALLAIAIGFAGIVLIAQPEGGSFDKYDMLGIFSGIGAALAYTSIRELREYYDTRTIVLSFMGVGSIAPLILMLVTPYVTVPEGLDWMFAPFVWPVGIEWVYVSAVGVFATASQLLMTKAYELTKAGIVGTISYTNIVFALIIGILLGDPIPDFWTFLGIIFVIVSGLIVALVKEKKEG
- the kdsA gene encoding 3-deoxy-8-phosphooctulonate synthase, with translation MILIAGPCVLESRDNVMRIAEELGKYHDDCTKEFYFKASFDKANRTSLESFRGPGLDEGLKMLQEVKDQFGYRILTDIHDHTQPAAAAEVADVLQIPAFLCRQTDLLVAAANTSAVVNIKKGQFLAPAAMEHSVAKVLRTRGFDGEVSYENAKKYNVWLTERGTTFGYGNLVVDMRGLVTMREFAPVIFDATHSVQMPASGGASSGGDSSFVPYLSRAAAAVGVDGFFFETHFDPGIALSDGPNMIELQKLDSLIEQIDAIRGIVE
- the ribH gene encoding 6,7-dimethyl-8-ribityllumazine synthase; protein product: MKIVEGNLSVDKSKKVAIINSRFNHFITDRLVEGAKDAYARHGGNPEDLDLILVPGAFEIPFALDKALASDKYDAVCCLGAVIRGATPHFDYVSAEATKGVANVTLKHGKPATFGVLTVDSIEQAIERAGTKAGNKGAEAMIGLIELINLYGELD
- the nusB gene encoding transcription antitermination factor NusB; the protein is MATRHQARTAVVGLLYAYDLGNENIAKFSDEILEEDKIRNKQREFSHQLFNGTIENLEIIDEEIKKHLKEWDYDAVGKVEKAILRLGAYEILVAKTDRAIIINEAVELAKALADDKSPRFINGVLDAIGK
- a CDS encoding dehypoxanthine futalosine cyclase; this encodes MTKRMSIDEAVELIENADLKTLGRMALEKKRELHPKKVTTFVVDRNINYTNICWVDCKFCAFYTHEKKEDAYILSFDEIDQKIEELLAIGGTQILFQGGVHPKLEIEWYEELVEHIHNKYPQVTIHGFSAIEIDYIARRSSLGISEVLARLKAKGLSSIPGAGAEILSDRVRDIIAPKKLDKDTWLEVHREAHKLGIKSTATMMYGTVETTREIVEHWDYIRQLQDETGGFRAFIMWSYQSDNTQLKRELPTITKTTSNQYLRYLAVARLFLDNVPNIQSSWVTQGSYIGQMALLFGANDLGSTMMEENVVSAAGAKNQMNQEEMIRLIKDIGENPAKRNTAYEILERYY
- a CDS encoding M16 family metallopeptidase, translating into MAETVTKIDYKDAHIPVIFETGNFVPIVSMQLVFTNAGHLSNIKDGQADLAAKLLNEGTKKDGAVGFAEKLDAHAIELGSHVGRESFVIELSALKSEFAYGVERLKELLKDPNFTQEALEQVKRQKLGWLKQKESDFDYIAGTTLRQILFKDTPLARPYNGTLKSVQGMTLEEIEYFVKTRLGYNNMIAVVGGDITFEEAQKYLDEILPLLPKVQTEPIESLRASDKNETKLVEKETQQAYIYFGAPFDYSYKEKEQYKAKIAEYLLGGAGFGSRLMEELRVKRGLTYGAYAALRRAKYASYLSGYLQTKLSTQDEAVELVRKVVSDFVDKGITQEELTAAKKFLVGSEPLRTETLSQRLSRAYNEYYYERPLGFSKEQLQKIESVTLEEINTFIRSHPELKDLSFAIVTKK
- the recG gene encoding ATP-dependent DNA helicase RecG, coding for MEEAKQLFKKLKIYSLLDLALIVPSSYRDTSLSEVLEIGKSATLEAKVIESSVNNGKLRVNFILPRFNNRRLSSIFFRTTPYHYKLFEAGTSHVIQGRLEEYRGYLQISQPRSIKKVGMVTPKYKTVLKESEIRSLIERYISEKNLFSEGLDSKEVAALMQIHFPNKMEDVYENGSLKPEFISILKFVEAYNHLKKLRGKRVDFPALYALKGDTAPFVESLPFMLTSQQQQVIADIREDLARTDKAAKRMVVGDVGSGKTMVILASVMMALPYKSILMAPTSLLALQLYEEAGKYLPASVRVSLVIQGYDDGSYREADFIIGTHALLYKEDLPEAALVMVDEQHRFGTRQRQMLETLVSKEERKPHYIQFSATPIPRTQAMMESELLDVSLITTTPFEREVLTQTIGREDFPELMRHIKDEVSKNHQVLIIYPLVEESTEVPYQSLDESRGFWEERFENVYVTHGKDKLKEDVLLEFREKGDILLATTVVEVGISLPRLTLIVIVGAERLGLATLHQLRGRVGRNGLKSWCYLFSNTPQSDRLYKFCETTNGFDIAKLDLKFRDSGDIIDGTIQSGQRFKWLDMAEDEHVIEQAKIRLECIVS
- the hpf gene encoding ribosome hibernation-promoting factor, HPF/YfiA family — encoded protein: MNKSITGRHFELTDAIKAYAEALLDGFNKYNLDIISGNVVISADEKNGKKGFSVEFLVNLKDKNTIVITEHNKDVYAALDLGAERVKKALRRHADKIKNHRIMSFADLGVEAEAVTEIETEDIEIVPMDLELHKPLDFDEAIEALKAEKKRQFIVFNDYDGNMRVMYKRADGKFGLY
- a CDS encoding pilus assembly FimT family protein yields the protein MMKHYRSHSGFTMLELVFVIVILGILAALAIPRMERDLRQEAADNILSAIRYTQHLALIDNKQRFDINNWQQRLWLIRFEKYGNNIIYKIGSDMDNGGNIDQIESAIDPLTGKYLHTSDAVEDDDESPKIFLTKKYGITDVSFNNCKGTLNTSAKHIAFDNKGRPHRGILDTSSSAGGSSGATDDYKTYIKNGQCEITFTSSSFSDIKIIILEETGFAYIDGQPNS
- a CDS encoding type II secretion system protein produces the protein MITAIVVIVLMSTVSVFVLNLSATMTRETTAQFQREQAMLYAKSYTEYAIMAVMTNDRSVAGQCLSDIDGTIGDPDNGAGYKINVRIAYIGNTAEISNCAAIRQLDTTVVTPGSPLNIVVDTYVKYKEPDHPDPDNAKYITYHKRTLQKI
- a CDS encoding type II secretion system protein; translation: MYLKPSVHRPAYTLLELVFAIVVLGIVSGIGAEIIANVYESYIIQRAQHRASLKTELASLQIANRLRYAIPDTIYRIKSDDTLESTNLPLSGTGDSYKGIQWVGYDGDSFESIVSSTNRKSGWSGFADVEHPSTDISHIKTQGSSLDLTDTIISNLSPNGKSIGDAYIYFPLDTTAYRVASDTTGDIIHLASSASKTVKEHYKLAWSSYALSVENRDLYLYYDFPATPAANKGNTKQLLLKNVSTFKFKVSGRTIRFKLCIDEEIGGDYNITSCKEKAVF